A window from Lentimicrobium sp. L6 encodes these proteins:
- a CDS encoding patatin-like phospholipase family protein, whose product MHNKFVKKNLYFILILLIGVSQVYGQNSDVENPRIGLVLSGGGARGFAHIGVIKVLEEEGIDVELIGGTSMGAVVGGLYSMGYSISEIEKMALTQDWDLVLNDKVSRRDLGIYEKLDSERYVFSLGLKGRKLSIPPGLVYGQNVMLMLTTLSNPVYHVESFSDLDKPFFCMATDLLSGQAIKLDTGNIALAIRASMSVPSAFAPVKWGPYYLVDGGIIDNFPAKEVKKLGADYLIGVDIQTPLYPQEDITNLVQVLSQSIFLSGEDNYEKNLELIDLFIKPEIDPFTAMDFNRADSLIARGERKARQMVPQIRAFLDSISFKREKVRGDQDAFPSMDVLYVDHVKFIGNKRVSDSYLKSKLDVFSGDLISVFELNDRINELYGTKLFHTVDYQLSRTGNGETIIKITVEEASLFDLNVGAHYNEFTKAALLLNLTARNFGAQNGRLSVDLVLGTVARFAAEYVVDNGFKPGYGVDLIAFSQPGFRYKNGKSNVSFNNGVFQTNGFGLLTYKNLLRFKLGYNLRQNTVSQDVSVYDFDNADNVSVGLFADILVDTYDKLYFPNTGMRFRGKMEFGAGENTDIDTDDAGLVVYDTYDYDYTSLFVEFNGIITLRKAWVIIPDAYFYKILAEKVPISKQAKFGGFQPSYFVNYTVFPGYDFMELGGHTAFNPRLSLRYNFWKKHYLTAKGNLLSLNFDFDKSFEDNKFYSGWQLSYSYYSPLGPVSFSVAKAYPKGKLVLDLNLGFRF is encoded by the coding sequence ATGCATAATAAGTTTGTCAAAAAAAATCTATATTTTATTCTAATTCTATTGATTGGGGTTTCTCAAGTCTATGGTCAGAATTCTGATGTGGAAAACCCTCGAATTGGTTTGGTTTTGAGTGGTGGCGGAGCTAGGGGCTTTGCACATATTGGGGTGATAAAAGTATTAGAAGAGGAGGGGATCGACGTAGAACTCATTGGTGGAACGAGTATGGGGGCTGTTGTTGGAGGTTTATACTCTATGGGTTATTCCATATCTGAAATTGAGAAGATGGCCTTAACTCAAGATTGGGATTTGGTTTTGAATGATAAGGTAAGTCGTAGAGATTTAGGTATATATGAGAAGCTGGACAGTGAACGGTATGTTTTTTCTCTAGGTTTAAAGGGACGTAAGCTGAGTATTCCTCCAGGTCTGGTTTATGGACAGAATGTCATGTTAATGCTCACCACTTTGTCAAACCCCGTATATCATGTCGAAAGTTTTTCAGATTTAGATAAGCCATTTTTTTGTATGGCTACAGATTTATTGAGTGGGCAAGCCATCAAGCTCGATACCGGAAATATCGCATTAGCTATTCGTGCTTCTATGTCGGTTCCATCAGCTTTCGCTCCAGTTAAATGGGGTCCTTATTATTTGGTTGATGGAGGAATTATAGATAATTTCCCTGCTAAGGAGGTTAAAAAACTTGGTGCAGACTATTTAATAGGTGTAGATATACAGACTCCTTTATACCCACAAGAAGACATTACTAATTTAGTTCAAGTATTATCTCAATCTATTTTTCTGAGCGGAGAAGATAATTATGAGAAGAACCTTGAGCTTATTGACCTCTTCATCAAACCTGAAATTGATCCCTTCACAGCAATGGATTTTAATAGGGCCGATTCTTTAATAGCAAGAGGTGAAAGAAAAGCCCGACAAATGGTTCCCCAAATAAGGGCTTTCCTTGATTCTATTTCATTTAAAAGAGAAAAAGTTAGAGGGGATCAAGATGCTTTCCCATCTATGGATGTGTTATATGTTGATCATGTGAAGTTTATTGGAAATAAGAGGGTGTCCGATTCTTATTTGAAAAGTAAATTAGATGTATTTTCAGGTGATTTGATTTCTGTATTTGAGCTCAATGATAGAATTAATGAATTGTATGGGACCAAATTGTTTCATACAGTAGACTATCAGTTAAGTAGAACTGGGAATGGAGAAACAATAATCAAAATTACAGTGGAGGAGGCCAGCTTATTTGATTTAAATGTAGGAGCACATTATAATGAATTTACTAAAGCAGCTTTGTTACTCAATTTGACAGCGCGAAATTTCGGCGCGCAAAATGGACGTTTATCTGTTGATCTAGTATTAGGTACAGTGGCAAGGTTTGCTGCTGAATATGTTGTTGATAATGGATTTAAACCCGGTTATGGAGTCGATTTAATTGCTTTTTCTCAACCGGGGTTTCGGTATAAGAATGGCAAGTCAAATGTTAGTTTTAATAATGGTGTTTTTCAGACTAATGGTTTTGGACTTTTGACCTATAAGAACTTACTGCGATTTAAATTAGGTTATAACCTGAGGCAAAATACTGTGAGTCAGGACGTCTCAGTTTATGATTTTGATAATGCTGATAATGTAAGTGTTGGATTATTTGCTGACATTTTAGTGGATACATATGATAAGTTATACTTTCCAAATACAGGCATGCGCTTTAGGGGTAAGATGGAATTTGGAGCTGGTGAAAATACTGATATTGATACAGATGATGCTGGCCTTGTAGTATATGATACTTATGATTATGACTATACATCTTTATTTGTAGAGTTTAATGGTATCATAACTCTTCGTAAAGCTTGGGTTATAATACCTGATGCTTATTTTTATAAGATTTTGGCTGAGAAAGTACCCATTTCAAAGCAGGCTAAGTTTGGTGGCTTTCAACCATCGTATTTTGTAAATTACACTGTTTTCCCTGGATATGATTTTATGGAACTTGGAGGGCATACTGCTTTTAACCCTAGATTAAGTTTGAGATATAATTTCTGGAAGAAACATTATTTAACGGCCAAAGGAAATTTATTATCGCTGAATTTTGATTTTGATAAGTCATTTGAAGATAATAAATTTTATAGTGGTTGGCAATTATCTTACAGTTACTATAGTCCTTTAGGGCCTGTAAGTTTTTCAGTGGCTAAAGCATATCCAAAAGGAAAACTGGTTCTAGATTTAAATTTAGGTTTTAGATTTTAA
- the secA gene encoding preprotein translocase subunit SecA translates to MLGIFKKILGSKSDRDIKDIKPYSDKAIKAYEQISKLSADELRAKTLGFKKQIADATKADEDQMAAILQQINDQVDIDIHEKEKLYEQMDKLKDSIYETTQTVLDNILPEVFAVVKATAKLFMDNEKLEVTASEHDRDLAARMENVNIKGDKAFYNNEWIAGGSMIKWEMVHYDVQLIGGTVLHQGKVAEMATGEGKTLVATLPVFLNALSGKGVHVVTVNDYLAKRDAEWMGMLYEFHGLTIDCIDKHQPNSEERRQAYNADITYGTNNEFGFDYLRDNMTSNPDELVQREPNYAIVDEVDSVLIDDARTPLIISGPTPRGDHQEYDNLKPNVERLYQAQRKLVTSLLAEAKKILGSNPNSEQEKKGGELLFRAFRGLPKNKAIIKYLSEEGKRTLMQKTENFYLAEQAKHMHIIDDELYFVIEEKTNSIELTDKGIDILTDSYEEAEFYILPDIAAELAMLDKDAGDEKEKIEKKSEILRNFSIKSERVHTVNQLLKAYALFEKDVEYVLMDNKIKIVDEQTGRIMEGRRYSDGLHQAIEAKENVKVEAATQTYATITLQNYFRMYRKLAGMTGTAETEAGELWDIYKLDVVVIPTNRPIVRDDREDLVFKTTREKFNAVANEIEELVKAGRPVLVGTTSVETSELLSRMLTRQKIKHNVLNAKLHQREADIVAEAGQEGTVTIATNMAGRGTDIKLSKKVIAAGGLAILGTERHDSRRVDRQLRGRAGRQGDSGSSQFYVSLEDNLMRMFGSDRISKIMDRLGLQEGEVIQHGMITKSIERAQKKVEENNFGIRKRLLEYDDVMNSQREVIYKKRHHALFGERLAVDVSNMMFDYVEQMVSEYIENKDFDAFNMELLSSLTMESPVGREEFMNVNASELTEKIYNKAYSNYKEKNIRISENVYPVIKDVYEKQNHYENIAIPITDGIKTINVVANLEKSFNDGGKEIPLSVEKGITLSIIDNSWKEHLREMDDLKQSVQNATYEQKDPLLIYKFESFNLFKDMIQRNNKEITTFLVKGDLPKAEAKLEEAKLPSSQKNLTEGRDDLLSQSHSDTQTKQKSQPIIAEKQIGRNEPCPCGSGKKYKQCHGR, encoded by the coding sequence ATGCTAGGTATTTTTAAGAAAATTCTCGGAAGTAAATCCGATCGTGATATAAAAGACATAAAACCTTATTCTGATAAGGCTATTAAGGCTTATGAGCAAATTTCAAAACTAAGTGCTGATGAGCTTCGTGCTAAAACATTAGGATTCAAAAAACAAATAGCTGATGCTACAAAGGCTGATGAGGATCAGATGGCTGCTATCTTACAGCAGATAAATGACCAAGTTGATATAGATATCCATGAAAAGGAAAAGCTTTATGAACAAATGGATAAGCTGAAGGACAGTATTTATGAAACTACTCAAACTGTGCTTGATAATATTCTTCCTGAGGTTTTTGCTGTAGTAAAAGCAACAGCCAAATTGTTCATGGATAATGAAAAACTGGAAGTTACTGCCAGTGAGCATGATAGGGACCTTGCTGCTCGAATGGAGAATGTGAATATTAAAGGCGATAAAGCCTTTTATAATAATGAATGGATTGCCGGTGGTAGCATGATCAAATGGGAAATGGTTCATTATGATGTTCAGCTTATTGGTGGTACCGTTTTACATCAAGGCAAGGTTGCTGAGATGGCAACTGGGGAGGGTAAGACTTTAGTAGCAACATTGCCTGTGTTCCTTAATGCGCTTTCAGGTAAAGGAGTTCATGTTGTTACAGTGAACGATTACTTAGCAAAACGAGATGCAGAGTGGATGGGGATGTTATACGAGTTTCATGGTTTAACAATTGATTGTATTGATAAACACCAGCCTAATTCTGAAGAAAGAAGACAAGCTTATAATGCAGATATTACTTATGGAACTAATAATGAATTTGGTTTTGATTATCTGAGAGATAATATGACTTCAAATCCAGATGAATTAGTACAGCGAGAACCAAACTATGCGATTGTGGATGAGGTCGATTCAGTATTGATTGATGATGCTCGTACACCATTGATTATTTCTGGTCCAACTCCAAGAGGTGACCATCAGGAGTATGATAACCTGAAGCCTAATGTGGAGCGCTTGTATCAGGCCCAAAGGAAATTAGTAACCAGCTTATTAGCAGAAGCCAAAAAGATATTAGGCTCTAATCCTAACTCAGAACAAGAGAAAAAAGGTGGAGAGTTATTGTTTCGTGCTTTTAGAGGATTGCCAAAGAATAAAGCAATTATCAAATATTTAAGTGAAGAAGGTAAGAGAACACTCATGCAAAAGACTGAGAATTTCTATCTTGCTGAACAAGCTAAGCATATGCATATCATCGATGATGAATTGTATTTTGTGATTGAAGAAAAAACCAACTCTATTGAGCTAACAGATAAGGGTATTGATATCCTTACCGATTCTTATGAGGAGGCTGAGTTTTATATCCTACCAGATATTGCCGCGGAGTTAGCTATGCTTGATAAAGATGCTGGTGATGAAAAAGAAAAAATAGAGAAAAAATCGGAGATATTAAGAAATTTCTCTATTAAATCTGAAAGAGTACATACCGTTAATCAATTACTAAAAGCATATGCACTTTTCGAAAAGGATGTGGAATATGTGTTAATGGACAATAAGATTAAAATTGTTGACGAGCAAACGGGTCGTATTATGGAAGGACGTCGTTATTCTGATGGACTCCACCAAGCTATTGAGGCAAAGGAAAATGTAAAAGTAGAAGCAGCCACTCAAACCTATGCTACTATTACCCTTCAGAATTACTTTAGAATGTATCGCAAGTTAGCAGGTATGACTGGTACTGCGGAAACAGAAGCGGGAGAATTATGGGATATCTATAAATTGGATGTGGTTGTAATACCTACTAATAGACCAATCGTTAGAGATGATAGAGAAGATTTAGTATTTAAAACTACTCGTGAGAAATTTAATGCAGTTGCCAATGAAATTGAGGAGTTAGTAAAAGCTGGACGTCCTGTTTTGGTGGGTACCACTTCTGTTGAAACTTCAGAGTTGTTGAGTAGAATGTTGACTCGTCAAAAAATTAAACATAATGTCTTGAATGCGAAATTGCATCAACGAGAGGCTGATATTGTAGCTGAAGCTGGACAAGAAGGTACGGTAACTATAGCTACCAATATGGCTGGTCGTGGTACCGATATTAAATTGAGTAAGAAGGTAATTGCAGCTGGTGGTTTAGCCATTTTAGGTACAGAACGTCACGATTCTCGTCGTGTCGACAGACAGTTAAGAGGTCGTGCTGGTCGTCAGGGAGATTCCGGTAGCTCTCAATTCTATGTTTCTCTCGAGGATAACTTGATGAGGATGTTTGGTTCTGATAGGATTTCTAAAATAATGGATCGCCTTGGCCTTCAAGAGGGAGAGGTGATTCAGCATGGTATGATTACCAAAAGTATTGAGAGAGCGCAAAAGAAAGTGGAAGAGAATAACTTTGGTATTCGTAAAAGATTATTGGAATACGATGATGTAATGAACTCTCAAAGAGAAGTGATTTATAAGAAACGTCATCATGCTTTATTTGGCGAGCGTTTAGCAGTAGATGTGAGCAATATGATGTTTGACTATGTAGAGCAAATGGTAAGTGAGTACATAGAGAATAAAGATTTCGATGCATTTAATATGGAGTTGCTTTCATCATTAACAATGGAAAGCCCTGTGGGAAGAGAAGAGTTTATGAATGTTAATGCTTCAGAGCTCACAGAGAAGATTTATAATAAAGCTTATTCAAATTATAAGGAAAAGAATATTAGGATTTCAGAAAATGTATATCCAGTGATAAAGGATGTTTATGAAAAGCAGAATCATTACGAAAATATCGCTATTCCAATTACTGACGGAATTAAGACCATAAATGTAGTGGCCAATTTGGAGAAATCATTTAATGATGGCGGAAAAGAAATTCCTTTATCAGTGGAAAAAGGGATTACATTAAGTATTATCGATAACAGCTGGAAAGAGCATTTAAGAGAAATGGATGACTTAAAACAGTCTGTCCAGAATGCTACCTATGAGCAAAAAGATCCTTTATTGATTTATAAATTTGAATCTTTCAATTTATTTAAGGATATGATTCAAAGAAATAATAAAGAAATTACCACTTTTCTAGTTAAGGGAGACTTACCAAAAGCTGAAGCTAAATTAGAGGAGGCTAAGTTACCAAGTAGTCAAAAGAATTTAACCGAAGGTAGAGATGACTTGCTTTCTCAGTCACATAGTGATACACAAACCAAGCAAAAATCGCAACCAATTATTGCTGAAAAACAAATTGGTAGAAACGAACCTTGTCCCTGTGGGAGTGGGAAGAAGTACAAGCAATGTCATGGTAGATAA